Proteins co-encoded in one Nitrospinota bacterium genomic window:
- the fabG gene encoding 3-oxoacyl-[acyl-carrier-protein] reductase: protein MWKTLPAWKRRWRCSIKTLSGKVALVTGASRGIGREIAVTLAEAGADVFITYNANPADGVLAAIRAHGARGEQAQLNVADGARCDAVVKECIEKLGGVDILVNNAGITKDGLLMRMKDADWDEVLDTNLKGAFNMTRAVSRPMMKKHAGRIINIGSVVGTTGNAGQANYAASKAGQEGLTKAVAKELASRNILVNLIAPGYIVTEMTDILGDDVKKAVLEGIPVKRFGATRDVANAVVFLASGAADYITGQVLHVNGGMYM from the coding sequence ATGTGGAAGACCTTGCCAGCCTGGAAAAGACGCTGGAGGTGCTCAATCAAAACGCTTAGCGGCAAGGTGGCCCTGGTCACCGGGGCTTCGCGCGGAATCGGCAGGGAAATCGCCGTGACGCTGGCCGAGGCGGGGGCCGATGTTTTTATCACCTATAACGCCAATCCCGCCGATGGCGTGCTTGCCGCCATCCGCGCCCACGGCGCGCGGGGGGAGCAGGCGCAATTGAATGTGGCCGATGGCGCGCGGTGCGACGCCGTGGTGAAAGAGTGCATCGAAAAACTGGGCGGGGTGGATATCCTGGTGAATAACGCCGGGATCACCAAGGACGGCCTGCTGATGCGGATGAAGGACGCCGACTGGGACGAGGTGCTGGACACCAACCTGAAAGGCGCGTTCAACATGACCCGCGCGGTTTCACGCCCGATGATGAAAAAACACGCCGGGCGGATTATCAATATCGGCTCGGTGGTCGGCACCACCGGCAACGCCGGGCAGGCCAACTACGCCGCCAGCAAGGCGGGGCAGGAGGGGCTGACCAAGGCGGTGGCGAAGGAGCTTGCCAGCCGGAATATTTTGGTGAACCTTATCGCCCCCGGCTATATAGTTACCGAAATGACGGATATTCTGGGCGACGACGTGAAGAAAGCGGTGCTGGAAGGTATCCCGGTAAAGCGGTTTGGCGCCACGCGGGACGTGGCGAACGCGGTGGTGTTTCTCGCCTCCGGCGCGGCGGATTACATCACCGGGCAGGTGCTGCACGTAAACGGCGGAATGTACATGTAA
- the fabD gene encoding ACP S-malonyltransferase gives MATGKIAFVFPGQGAQAVGMGKDLAQNCSPVGGLMESASAVIGIDLGKLCYEGPEEELSQTQNTQPALFTVGAMALAAFRARSGVQPDFVAGHSLGEFTALYAANALSFEDAVTIVRRRGLYMSEARGGGMAAVLGLDAAVIEEVCREVGDAPGALQPANYNGDAQTVIAGRKELIEKAVPLLQERGAKKVVVLNVSAAFHSPFMNDAAARLAADLDRMKFADPAVPLVNNVDAKIVTAAAEAREGVKRQVTGAVRWTGVMQTMLDNGVRTVIEFGIGKTLCGMFKRMDKGLTLCNVEDLASLEKTLEVLNQNA, from the coding sequence ATGGCAACGGGAAAAATCGCGTTTGTGTTCCCCGGACAGGGGGCGCAGGCCGTGGGCATGGGCAAAGACCTCGCGCAAAATTGCTCCCCGGTGGGCGGCCTGATGGAGTCCGCCTCCGCAGTCATCGGCATCGATCTCGGCAAACTTTGTTACGAGGGGCCGGAGGAAGAGCTTTCCCAGACTCAAAATACCCAGCCGGCGTTATTCACCGTTGGCGCGATGGCGCTGGCCGCCTTCCGCGCCCGGAGCGGGGTACAGCCCGATTTCGTGGCCGGCCACTCGCTGGGCGAATTCACGGCGCTTTACGCCGCGAACGCGCTTTCTTTTGAAGATGCCGTCACCATCGTGCGGCGGCGCGGCCTTTACATGAGCGAGGCGCGCGGCGGCGGCATGGCGGCGGTGCTGGGGCTGGATGCGGCGGTCATCGAGGAGGTTTGCCGCGAAGTGGGCGATGCCCCCGGCGCGCTGCAACCCGCCAACTACAACGGCGATGCGCAGACGGTTATTGCTGGCCGTAAGGAATTGATAGAGAAAGCTGTTCCGCTTCTGCAGGAGCGCGGAGCCAAGAAGGTGGTGGTGCTCAACGTAAGTGCCGCTTTCCACTCCCCGTTCATGAACGATGCCGCCGCGCGGCTGGCCGCCGACCTTGACCGGATGAAGTTCGCCGATCCCGCGGTGCCGCTGGTGAACAACGTGGACGCGAAGATCGTGACCGCCGCCGCCGAGGCCCGCGAAGGAGTAAAGCGGCAGGTGACCGGCGCGGTGCGCTGGACCGGCGTGATGCAAACGATGCTTGATAATGGGGTGCGGACGGTAATAGAATTTGGCATTGGCAAGACCCTTTGCGGCATGTTCAAGCGGATGGACAAGGGCCTGACGCTCTGCAATGTGGAAGACCTTGCCAGCCTGGAAAAGACGCTGGAGGTGCTCAATCAAAACGCTTAG